In the genome of Cupriavidus malaysiensis, one region contains:
- a CDS encoding ABC transporter permease, whose product MIYIAVRMLLGDRAKYAGLIAGITFTSFLVTFAASYFTGFMTQGFALISENGAADVWVMEPAVEAVEQTTNMSWVALDRVRSVQGVASAVPLVVGTVQARLPGGRVQPFQVIGVDDASLPGIPPLRDGLSPMALRAPDAVVVDAGGTTDKLETPVDKADQWPFAHPHLQAPARELAAGDELLVNDRRVLVAGRSDGLPRYPPRPLFYTTLSHALRILPPERRQLTFVLVRAANGVAARGLATRIEAQTGLRAQSSADFKASTVRWILANSEDVGDIAAMLTLAMSVGFGVTGIMLYMFTQENLRQYAVLSAMGTTARTLLSMIFAQAGLCALIGTGLGIGLCSMLGSLAANAGFPFRIMWFTPLFGALMVLVVSLVAAALSARTVLKLQPMVVFSGR is encoded by the coding sequence GTGATCTACATTGCCGTCAGGATGCTGCTGGGAGATCGGGCCAAGTATGCCGGGCTGATTGCCGGCATCACGTTCACATCGTTCCTGGTCACCTTCGCCGCCTCGTATTTCACGGGCTTCATGACGCAGGGCTTCGCGCTCATCAGCGAGAACGGCGCGGCCGACGTCTGGGTGATGGAGCCGGCGGTGGAAGCCGTGGAGCAGACGACCAATATGTCCTGGGTGGCACTGGACCGCGTGCGCAGCGTGCAGGGCGTGGCGTCAGCGGTGCCGCTGGTTGTGGGTACGGTTCAGGCGCGCCTGCCGGGCGGACGGGTCCAGCCCTTCCAGGTCATCGGTGTCGACGATGCCTCACTGCCCGGCATTCCACCCCTGCGCGACGGCCTCTCGCCCATGGCGCTGCGCGCGCCGGACGCGGTGGTCGTCGATGCCGGCGGCACGACCGACAAACTGGAGACCCCCGTCGACAAGGCAGACCAATGGCCGTTCGCCCACCCCCATCTTCAAGCGCCGGCACGGGAACTCGCCGCGGGGGACGAACTGCTCGTCAACGACCGCCGTGTGCTGGTGGCAGGACGCTCCGACGGCCTGCCAAGGTATCCGCCCCGGCCATTGTTCTACACCACGCTGAGCCATGCCTTGCGCATCCTGCCTCCCGAGCGGCGGCAGCTTACGTTCGTCCTCGTGCGGGCGGCCAACGGCGTCGCGGCCCGGGGACTAGCGACACGCATCGAGGCGCAGACCGGCCTGCGGGCGCAGTCCTCGGCGGACTTCAAGGCCAGTACCGTGCGCTGGATCCTGGCCAACTCGGAAGACGTCGGCGACATCGCCGCCATGCTCACCTTGGCGATGTCGGTAGGCTTCGGCGTGACCGGCATCATGCTCTACATGTTTACCCAGGAGAATCTGCGCCAGTACGCTGTACTCAGCGCGATGGGCACGACGGCTCGGACGTTGCTCTCGATGATCTTCGCGCAGGCGGGACTGTGCGCATTGATCGGTACCGGTCTGGGCATCGGCCTCTGCAGCATGCTCGGCAGCCTCGCGGCCAATGCTGGCTTCCCCTTCCGCATCATGTGGTTCACGCCGCTGTTCGGCGCCCTGATGGTGCTCGTGGTCAGCCTCGTCGCGGCGGCACTCAGTGCGCGAACGGTGTTGAAACTGCAGCCCATGGTGGTCTTCTCGGGGCGCTGA
- a CDS encoding efflux transporter outer membrane subunit yields MMARHRRCLPAMLCAALSACAVTAVPTPPAPAMPAHWHEAPDSHASATQADAAWWTTFHDQELDHLIERARQSNVDLQLAQARLREARARRTIAGAARLPSIGAAASMRREQDSENAPNPLLVKRDGEIESPGQPENLFQAGFDAKWELDLFGATRRATEAAQADLDAAAYDRGALLLSLLAEVSRNYIELRGIEAQRGIARASLASQQETLALIRARRAGGLAADLDAARAEAQVERTAARLPTLDMAYKKALYRLDVLVGEPPGTLADELRTERPLAAPPALPALGLPSDLLRQRPDIRSAERAVAAAGARLGMAKADLYPRFTLLGTVGLASVAAGNLFSGASVLWSVGPSITWPILRGGQVVATIEVRDAQQQQALIVYRRAILQGMEDAENAMAGYRHEQARRAALARTVDMEGQAAAFAQGRYLGGLADFREVLDAQRALFQAQSDLALSDTAVSLSLVALYKALGGGWNMDPQGAGAARPLDQGGEPR; encoded by the coding sequence ATGATGGCCAGGCACCGCCGCTGCCTTCCCGCGATGTTGTGCGCGGCCCTGTCCGCCTGCGCGGTGACGGCCGTGCCCACGCCGCCGGCGCCGGCCATGCCGGCACACTGGCACGAGGCGCCCGATAGCCACGCGTCGGCCACGCAGGCCGATGCGGCCTGGTGGACCACGTTCCACGACCAGGAGCTCGACCACCTGATCGAGCGCGCCCGGCAGTCCAACGTGGATCTCCAGCTCGCCCAGGCACGGTTGCGCGAGGCGCGTGCCAGGCGCACGATCGCAGGCGCCGCGCGGCTCCCGTCCATCGGCGCCGCAGCCTCCATGCGGCGCGAACAGGACAGCGAGAACGCACCGAACCCGCTGCTCGTGAAACGGGATGGCGAGATCGAGTCACCGGGCCAGCCGGAGAACCTGTTCCAGGCCGGCTTCGATGCGAAGTGGGAACTCGACCTGTTCGGCGCCACGCGCCGGGCCACCGAGGCGGCGCAGGCCGATCTCGATGCTGCTGCCTATGACCGTGGCGCCCTGCTTCTCTCGTTGCTCGCGGAAGTGTCGAGAAACTACATCGAGCTGCGCGGCATCGAGGCACAACGAGGTATCGCCCGCGCGAGCCTGGCAAGCCAGCAGGAGACGCTGGCGCTCATCCGCGCGCGTCGCGCCGGCGGCCTGGCCGCGGACCTCGACGCTGCCCGCGCCGAGGCTCAGGTCGAACGCACAGCCGCCCGGTTGCCCACGCTCGATATGGCGTACAAGAAGGCACTCTATCGCCTGGACGTGCTGGTCGGCGAGCCGCCCGGTACGTTGGCGGACGAGTTGCGCACGGAACGGCCGCTGGCCGCCCCGCCAGCCCTGCCAGCGCTGGGCCTGCCCTCGGACCTGCTGCGCCAGCGCCCCGACATCCGCAGTGCTGAACGCGCAGTGGCTGCAGCCGGCGCGCGGCTGGGGATGGCCAAGGCGGACCTCTATCCCAGGTTCACGCTGCTCGGCACGGTGGGGCTCGCCAGTGTGGCGGCAGGCAATCTCTTTTCCGGCGCCAGCGTGCTGTGGTCGGTCGGCCCGTCGATCACCTGGCCCATCCTGCGAGGGGGACAGGTGGTCGCCACCATCGAGGTGCGCGACGCCCAGCAGCAGCAGGCGCTGATCGTGTACCGCCGCGCGATCCTGCAAGGCATGGAGGATGCGGAGAACGCGATGGCCGGATACCGGCACGAGCAAGCGCGCCGGGCGGCTCTCGCCAGGACCGTCGACATGGAAGGACAAGCCGCCGCATTCGCCCAAGGGCGGTATCTGGGCGGCCTGGCCGACTTTCGCGAGGTGCTCGACGCGCAGCGCGCTCTCTTCCAGGCGCAAAGCGATCTGGCGTTAAGCGACACAGCCGTATCGCTCAGCCTGGTTGCCTTGTACAAGGCGCTTGGGGGCGGCTGGAACATGGACCCGCAAGGCGCGGGAGCGGCGCGACCGCTGGACCAGGGAGGCGAGCCGAGGTGA
- a CDS encoding efflux RND transporter periplasmic adaptor subunit has protein sequence MIRRHLLPVLAVAGVIVTVIAVVVDSRPAVPNGPAVPPARAPFATQVAGTGVIEANGGNIDVGTPVPGIVTDIYVKWGDRVKAGDRLFKLDDRDLQAQLLPALATEKEAAARAAQASGLLRLAESVPDPRAISVEELSNRRSAVAISAAVLAGARARIAQIRLDIERRTVCALTPGKVLQVNVRPGEFAQDAAPAAPLIVLGDDTRLYLRVDIDEFDAGRVRPDAPAQAFVRGNPGLHTALRFERIEPYVVPKTTLTGRSTERTDARVLQVIYSFDPASLPGTYVGQQVDVFIQASGTASPGAPAS, from the coding sequence ATGATCCGCAGGCACCTGCTGCCGGTACTCGCCGTGGCGGGGGTGATCGTCACGGTCATCGCCGTCGTCGTCGACAGCCGCCCGGCGGTCCCCAACGGTCCGGCAGTACCGCCTGCCAGGGCACCGTTTGCCACCCAGGTGGCGGGGACCGGCGTCATCGAGGCGAACGGTGGCAACATCGACGTCGGCACGCCTGTGCCCGGCATCGTTACCGACATCTATGTCAAATGGGGCGACCGTGTGAAGGCGGGTGACCGGCTCTTCAAGCTCGACGATCGCGATCTGCAAGCGCAGCTGCTCCCGGCGCTGGCCACGGAGAAGGAGGCGGCGGCAAGGGCCGCGCAGGCCAGCGGGCTGCTCAGGCTGGCCGAGAGTGTTCCGGATCCGCGCGCCATCAGCGTGGAGGAGCTGAGCAACCGCCGCTCGGCCGTGGCGATCAGCGCAGCCGTTCTCGCCGGGGCCAGGGCCCGGATCGCACAGATCCGGCTGGACATCGAGCGCCGGACGGTCTGCGCACTGACGCCGGGAAAGGTCCTGCAAGTCAACGTGCGGCCGGGCGAGTTCGCCCAGGACGCAGCGCCGGCCGCGCCCCTGATCGTGCTCGGCGACGACACCCGGCTCTATCTGCGCGTGGACATCGACGAGTTCGATGCGGGGCGGGTCCGGCCGGATGCGCCGGCGCAAGCCTTCGTCCGGGGCAATCCCGGCCTGCACACCGCGCTGCGGTTCGAACGAATCGAGCCATACGTCGTGCCTAAGACCACGCTGACCGGCCGCAGCACGGAGCGGACCGACGCGCGCGTGCTGCAGGTCATCTACAGCTTTGACCCGGCCTCGCTGCCGGGCACCTATGTCGGCCAGCAGGTCGATGTGTTCATCCAGGCGTCCGGGACGGCGTCTCCGGGGGCGCCGGCATCATGA
- a CDS encoding ABC transporter ATP-binding protein, with the protein MSTKPNETRPAKSDDADVAVRCRGLKKAFGSGDALAPALRGIDLDIRYGELLMLVGPSGSGKTTLLSIIAGMLDRDAGQCLVLDHDFQQLGPDERARLRGESIGFVFQAFNLLRTLTVAENVAVPLLIRGTLRKEAVAKAEAMLAAVGLDERANALPAQLSGGQQQRVAIARALIHEPRLIVCDEPTSNLDHATGHHVMALLQHEARRPGRSLIVVTHDNRIFEFADRIAYLDDGMIVSVDGPALPGALQ; encoded by the coding sequence GTGTCGACGAAACCTAACGAAACCCGTCCAGCGAAGTCGGATGACGCCGACGTCGCGGTGCGCTGCCGAGGCCTGAAGAAGGCTTTCGGCTCAGGCGATGCCCTGGCGCCAGCCCTGCGTGGCATCGACCTCGATATCCGCTACGGCGAACTGCTGATGCTGGTCGGCCCTTCCGGCAGCGGCAAGACCACGCTGCTGTCGATCATTGCCGGCATGCTCGATCGGGACGCCGGGCAATGCCTGGTCCTCGACCATGATTTCCAGCAGCTCGGCCCGGATGAGCGCGCACGCTTGCGAGGGGAGTCCATCGGGTTCGTGTTCCAGGCATTCAATCTGCTACGGACGCTCACGGTCGCCGAGAATGTTGCGGTGCCGCTGTTGATCCGGGGTACGCTGCGCAAGGAGGCCGTTGCCAAGGCGGAAGCCATGCTGGCAGCCGTCGGCTTGGATGAACGTGCGAATGCGCTGCCTGCACAGTTGAGCGGAGGCCAGCAACAGCGCGTCGCGATCGCCCGCGCGCTGATCCATGAGCCCAGGCTGATCGTCTGCGATGAGCCGACCAGCAATCTCGACCACGCTACCGGGCACCACGTCATGGCCTTGCTCCAGCATGAAGCAAGACGGCCCGGGCGCTCCCTCATCGTCGTCACGCACGACAACCGCATATTCGAGTTTGCCGACCGCATCGCGTACCTGGACGACGGCATGATCGTCAGTGTCGATGGCCCGGCGCTACCAGGAGCGTTGCAATGA
- a CDS encoding sensor histidine kinase has protein sequence MRNSLRFKVALAFSAVTILLLIAQALGVKTLAEAQEERLIDALIQEDIGNLLQSYRSDPALLPPFDRHMNGYVSGGARQPVVLPAAVKDLPLGTHEILVGGQEIHVAVAPFGNARLYRVYDFGAYEQRFKQVINALMAGTGVFALLTIWLAYALSGLLVRQVGGLARQVKALRLGDAASVNPGRYDEAEVAELASAFNAYHQRMSSMVEREKSFTGNVSHELRTPLTIVKTGCELLDQDDSIRGKSRVRLQQIERAADTMREVIEALLMLAREASAEHQEPVNMADMARTALAPFADSLAAKDVEAMVDIDPGQHVTANRPALAIVLSNLVDNAVRHTAQGHIRFSYEDGRLALEDTGAGISPQALPHVFERLYQAGPEEARASGCGIGLAIVKRICDQYGWAIELDSELGRGTRASLRFAPTPASDAS, from the coding sequence ATGCGGAATAGCCTGCGCTTCAAGGTCGCGCTCGCCTTCTCGGCGGTGACGATCCTGCTGCTGATCGCCCAGGCGCTTGGCGTCAAGACGCTGGCGGAGGCACAGGAGGAGCGTCTGATCGACGCGCTGATCCAGGAGGACATCGGCAACCTGCTGCAGTCGTACCGCAGCGATCCGGCCCTGCTGCCGCCCTTCGATCGGCACATGAATGGCTATGTGTCGGGCGGCGCCCGGCAGCCGGTCGTGTTGCCGGCAGCGGTGAAGGATCTTCCGCTCGGCACGCATGAGATCCTCGTCGGCGGCCAGGAAATCCACGTTGCGGTCGCCCCGTTCGGCAACGCACGCTTGTACCGGGTCTACGATTTCGGCGCCTACGAGCAGCGCTTCAAGCAAGTCATCAACGCCCTCATGGCAGGCACCGGCGTCTTCGCCCTGCTGACGATCTGGCTTGCTTATGCCCTATCGGGCCTGCTGGTGCGTCAGGTGGGGGGGCTGGCCCGCCAGGTCAAGGCGCTCCGCCTTGGCGATGCGGCGTCGGTCAACCCCGGCCGGTATGACGAAGCCGAGGTGGCCGAACTGGCGAGCGCGTTCAATGCCTACCACCAGCGCATGTCCAGCATGGTGGAGCGCGAGAAGTCATTTACCGGGAACGTCAGCCATGAACTGCGCACCCCGCTGACCATCGTCAAGACCGGCTGCGAACTGCTCGATCAGGACGATTCGATCCGCGGCAAGTCCCGCGTACGGTTGCAGCAGATCGAACGCGCGGCCGACACGATGCGCGAGGTGATCGAAGCCCTGCTGATGCTGGCAAGAGAAGCGTCGGCCGAGCACCAGGAACCTGTGAATATGGCGGACATGGCCCGGACGGCGCTGGCGCCGTTCGCTGACAGCCTGGCCGCCAAAGATGTCGAAGCAATGGTCGACATCGATCCTGGCCAGCATGTCACGGCGAATCGTCCAGCCCTTGCCATCGTGCTCTCGAACCTGGTCGACAATGCGGTGCGCCATACGGCACAGGGCCACATCCGCTTCAGCTATGAGGACGGCAGGCTGGCGCTCGAGGATACCGGCGCGGGCATCTCCCCGCAGGCCTTGCCACATGTGTTCGAGCGCCTCTACCAGGCTGGGCCGGAAGAAGCCCGGGCAAGCGGTTGCGGCATTGGACTGGCGATCGTGAAACGGATCTGCGACCAGTATGGCTGGGCGATCGAACTGGACAGCGAACTCGGCCGTGGTACGCGCGCGTCACTTCGTTTCGCGCCCACCCCAGCATCGGACGCGTCTTGA
- a CDS encoding response regulator transcription factor, with translation MRILVIEDDAGIAANLYDYLEHTGYEVDLASNGLAGLQLALSQPWDAILLDLSLPGMDGLALCRKLREEARRDTPVLMLTAKDTLDDKLSGFTHGADDYLVKPFSLKEVGARLGALIKRYKGQVAQGILCCADVRLDLATLTVMRAGRQLKLPPKCLQLLRILMQSPARVFSRVELETQVWGEALGDSDTLRAHVYTLRRALTAPGETNLIETVHGLGYRFVAGRADAE, from the coding sequence ATGCGGATACTCGTTATCGAAGATGACGCCGGCATTGCGGCCAACCTCTACGATTATCTCGAACACACAGGCTACGAAGTCGACCTGGCGTCGAACGGCCTCGCCGGCCTGCAGCTGGCCTTGTCGCAGCCGTGGGATGCCATCCTGCTCGACCTCTCGCTGCCCGGCATGGATGGCCTGGCGCTGTGCCGCAAGCTGCGCGAGGAAGCGCGCCGGGATACGCCCGTGCTGATGCTGACCGCCAAGGATACCCTCGACGACAAGCTCAGCGGATTCACGCATGGCGCCGACGACTACCTGGTCAAGCCGTTCTCGCTGAAGGAAGTCGGCGCGCGCCTGGGCGCGCTGATCAAGCGCTACAAGGGCCAGGTCGCACAGGGCATCTTGTGCTGCGCGGACGTCCGCCTGGATCTGGCCACGTTGACGGTCATGCGTGCCGGCCGTCAGCTCAAGCTGCCGCCGAAATGCCTGCAGCTGTTGCGTATCCTGATGCAGTCGCCGGCTCGCGTCTTCAGCCGGGTCGAACTCGAGACACAGGTGTGGGGCGAAGCACTTGGCGACAGCGATACGCTGCGGGCGCACGTCTACACGCTGCGCCGTGCGCTGACCGCCCCCGGCGAAACGAACCTCATCGAAACCGTGCACGGCCTGGGATACCGGTTCGTCGCAGGCCGTGCCGATGCGGAATAG
- a CDS encoding MBL fold metallo-hydrolase — MRIYRLLLAGVVALGVLPPGQADGEVTETRTGTHLITLGTRGGPIPARDRAQSSNLWIVDGTYYLVDAGDGVLRRLTQAGASFRQIGQVFITHGHDDHTAGLGTLMSVAWDFQRHDPIAVYGPPGTVALVKGAIQYFTVNAEIRWAEGRRTPLEDVFVGHDVAPGVVYQDKNIQVSAVENTHFHIPEGSPYYGKYKSYAYRFQTPDRVIVFTGDTGPSDAVTELARNADTLVTEVGSSEDVKQVLIRNGTWQSMTAQQQAAFMRHEVEEHLTPDEVGKMAARAKVRTVILTHLLPTVDEHDDYERYAAEVKKSFSGQVVVAKDLMEF; from the coding sequence ATGCGAATCTATCGACTGTTGCTTGCTGGCGTCGTTGCCTTGGGTGTCCTCCCTCCAGGGCAGGCAGACGGTGAGGTAACGGAAACGCGAACCGGCACGCACCTCATCACGCTAGGTACGCGCGGAGGGCCGATTCCCGCCAGGGACCGGGCGCAGTCGTCAAATCTGTGGATCGTCGACGGGACGTACTATCTTGTGGACGCCGGCGATGGCGTGCTGCGCCGGTTGACGCAGGCGGGAGCCAGTTTCCGCCAGATCGGGCAGGTATTCATCACGCACGGCCATGATGACCACACTGCGGGGTTGGGCACCCTCATGTCGGTTGCATGGGATTTTCAGCGCCACGATCCCATCGCCGTCTATGGCCCGCCCGGGACTGTCGCGCTGGTGAAAGGCGCCATTCAGTACTTTACGGTGAATGCGGAAATCCGCTGGGCCGAAGGCAGACGCACGCCGCTCGAGGATGTCTTCGTCGGCCATGATGTTGCGCCAGGGGTGGTCTACCAGGACAAGAACATCCAGGTAAGCGCTGTCGAGAACACGCACTTCCATATCCCGGAGGGCAGTCCATATTATGGCAAGTACAAATCCTATGCCTATCGCTTCCAGACACCCGACCGCGTCATCGTCTTTACTGGCGACACCGGTCCCAGCGACGCGGTGACCGAATTGGCAAGGAATGCCGATACCCTCGTCACGGAGGTCGGCTCCAGCGAAGACGTGAAGCAGGTGTTGATCCGGAACGGGACTTGGCAAAGCATGACCGCGCAACAACAAGCCGCGTTCATGCGGCATGAAGTCGAGGAGCATCTGACGCCGGATGAGGTCGGGAAAATGGCGGCGCGCGCTAAGGTCAGGACGGTGATATTGACCCACCTCTTGCCGACCGTCGACGAGCATGACGATTACGAGCGCTATGCGGCCGAGGTCAAGAAGTCCTTCTCCGGACAAGTGGTCGTTGCCAAGGACCTGATGGAGTTCTGA